A genomic region of Cannabis sativa cultivar Pink pepper isolate KNU-18-1 chromosome 1, ASM2916894v1, whole genome shotgun sequence contains the following coding sequences:
- the LOC115705672 gene encoding ATP-dependent Clp protease ATP-binding subunit ClpA homolog CD4B, chloroplastic, with translation MAALVQSTNVPGLVAGLKQGQSKRSGKSKRAVKMMSCTQAPGLSMRGFSGLRSLNALDTVTRPGQDFHSKVAITLSSKQRKATRCVPKAMFERFTEKAIKVIMLAQEEARRLGHNFVGTEQILLGLIGEGTGIAAKVLKSMGINLKDARVEVEKIIGRGSGFVAVEIPFTPRAKRVLELSLEEARQLGHNYIGSEHLLLGLLREGEGVAARVLENLGADPSNIRTQVIRMVGESTEAVGAGVGGGSSGTKMPTLEEYGTNLTKLAEEGKLDPVVGRQPQIERVVQILGRRTKNNPCLIGEPGVGKTAIAEGLAQRIASGDVPETIEGKKVITLDMGLLVAGTKYRGEFEERLKKLMEEIKQSDEIILFIDEVHTLIGAGAAEGAIDAANILKPALARGELQCIGATTLDEYRKHIEKDPALERRFQPVKVPEPTVDETILILKGLRERYEIHHKLRYTDEALVSAARLSYQYISDRFLPDKAIDLIDEAGSRVRLRHAQLPEEARELEKELRQITKEKNEAVRSQDFEKAGELRDREMDLKAQISAVVDKGKEMSKAESEAGDVGPIVTEVDIEHIVSSWTGIPVEKVSTDESDRLLKMEETLHKRVIGQDEAVKAISRAIRRARVGLKNPNRPIASFIFSGPTGVGKSELAKSLAAYYFGSEESMIRLDMSEFMERHTVSKLIGSPPGYVGYTEGGQLTEAVRRRPYTVVLFDEIEKAHPDVFNMMLQILEDGRLTDSKGRTVDFKNTLLIMTSNVGSSVIEKGGRRIGFDLDYDEKDSSYNRIKSLVTEELKQYFRPEFLNRLDEMIVFRQLTKLEVKEIADIMLKEVFERLKTKEIELQVTERFRDRVVDEGYNPSYGARPLRRAIMRLLEDSMAEKMLAREIKEGDSVIVDVDSDGNVTVLNGSSGSPESLPEAIPI, from the exons ATGGCTGCTTTGGTTCAGTCGACGAATGTTCCTGGTTTAGTGGCCGGGCTAAAGCAGGGCCAGTCTAAAAGGTCTGGAAAGTCAAAAAGGGCAGTGAAGATGATGAGTTGTACACAAGCACCTGGATTGAGCATGAGAGGTTTCTCAGGACTGAGAAGCCTTAATGCTTTAGATACTGTAACGAGGCCTGGGCAGGATTTTCATTCTAAGGTGGCAATTACATTATCTTCCAAGCAACGTAAGGCTACCAGATGTGTCCCCAAAGCCATGTTTGAGCGCTTTACAGAGAAGGCCATTAAAGTAATTATGCTTGCCCAAGAGGAAGCAAGGAGACTTGGTCATAATTTTGTTGGAACAGAGCAGATTCTTTTGGGTCTAATTGGTGAAGGAACTGGAATAGCTGCTAAGGTCCTTAAATCAATGGGTATTAATCTTAAAGACGCTCGTGTTGAGGTTGAAAAGATTATTGGACGAGGTAGTGGTTTTGTTGCTGTTGAGATTCCATTCACTCCTCGTGCAAAGCGTGTTTTGGAGCTCTCATTGGAGGAAGCTCGGCAACTTG GCCATAACTACATTGGGTCTGAGCACTTGCTTCTGGGCCTACTCCGTGAGGGTGAGGGTGTTGCTGCTCGTGTTCTTGAAAATTTGGGTGCTGACCCCAGTAATATTCGCACACAG GTTATTCGTATGGTAGGTGAGAGCACAGAAGCAGTTGGAGCTGGTGTTGGAGGAGGCAGCAGTGGTACCAAGATGCCAACGCTGGAAGAATATGGAACCAATTTGACAAAGCTGGCTGAAGAG GGTAAGTTGGATCCAGTTGTAGGAAGGCAGCCGCAGATTGAAAGAGTGGTTCAGATTTTGGGCAGGCGAACTAAGAACAATCCCTGCCTTATTGGTGAGCCTGGTGTCGGGAAAACTGCAATTGCTGAGGGACTTGCCCAACGAATTGCAAGCGGTGATGTTCCTGAAACAATAGAGGGAAAGAAG GTTATAACACTGGATATGGGTCTTCTGGTTGCGGGCACCAAGTACCGTGGAGAGTTTGAGGAAAGATTGAAGAAACTTATGGAAGAAATTAAACAAAGTGATGAGATAATACTATTCATTGATGAGGTTCACACTTTGATTGGAGCTGGAGCAGCAGAAGGAGCCATTGATGCTGCTAACATTTTGAAACCAGCTCTTGCCAGAGGTGAACTGCAG TGTATTGGAGCCACCACATTGGATGAATACAGAAAACACATTGAGAAGGATCCAGCACTAGAAAGACGATTTCAACCAGTTAAAGTGCCAGAACCAactgttgatgaaactattctAATTTTGAAAGGCCTTCGGGAACGATATGAGATCCACCACAAGCTTCGGTATACTGATGAGGCACTTGTATCTGCTGCACGGCTGTCATATCAGTACATCAG TGACCGTTTTCTGCCCGATAAAGCAATTGACTTGATCGATGAAGCTGGTTCTCGGGTTCGACTTCGTCATGCACag CTACCTGAGGAAGCACGCGAGCTTGAGAAAGAACTGAGACAGATCACAAAGGAGAAGAATGAAGCTGTTCGTAGCCAAGATTTTGAAAAG GCTGGGGAGTTGCGTGACCGAGAAATGGACCTGAAGGCACAAATTTCAGCTGTTGTTGACAAGGGCAAAGAAATGAGCAAGGCAGAGAGTGAGGCAGGAGATGTGGGTCCTATTGTCACCGAAGTGGATATCGAACATATTGTCTCCTCTTGGACTGGTATTCCTGTTGAGAAGGTGTCAACTGATGAATCCGACCGCCTTCTTAAGATGGAAGAGACGCTTCACAAGCGGGTCATTGGACAGGATGAGGCAGTTAAGGCTATCAGCCGTGCTATTCGCCGAGCCCGTGTTGGATTGAAAAACCCCAACCGTCCAATTGCTAGCTTCATCTTTTCTGGTCCAACTGGTGTTGGAAAGTCTGAGCTTGCAAAATCATTGGCTGCTTACTACTTTGGCTCAGAAGAGTCCATGATCCGGCTTGATATGAGTGAATTCATGGAAAGACATACTGTTTCCAAGCTTATTGGCTCTCCTCCTGGATATGTTGGTTACACTGAGGGTGGTCAGCTGACTGAGGCAGTTCGACGCCGTCCTTATACTGTTGTACTTTTTGATGAGATTGAAAAGGCTCATCCCGATGTTTTCAACATGATGCTTCAAATTCTTGAAGATGGAAGGTTGACCGATAGCAAAGGAAGAACGGTAGACTTCAAGAATACACTTCTGATAATGACATCAAATGTTGGAAGTAGTGTAATTGAGAAAGGTGGCCGCAGAATTGGATTTGACCTTGACTATGATGAGAAGGATAGCAGTTACAACCGAATTAAGAGCTTGGTGACAGAGGAACTCAAGCAATACTTCAGGCCTGAGTTCTTGAATAGGTTGGATGAAATGATCGTCTTCCGACAACTCACTAAGCTGGAGGTTAAGGAGATAGCAGATATAATGTTGAAGGAAGTGTTCGAAAGGCTTAAGACCAAAGAAATTGAACTTCAAGTAACAGAAAGGTTTAGGGATAGAGTGGTGGACGAAGGTTACAACCCGAGCTATGGTGCTAGGCCTTTAAGAAGAGCCATAATGAGACTTTTGGAGGACAGCATGGCTGAGAAGATGCTTGCTAGGGAAATCAAGGAGGGTGACTCGGTTATTGTGGATGTCGATTCTGATGGTAATGTCACTGTGCTTAATGGCAGCAGTGGCTCGCCTGAATCGCTACCAGAGGCAATCCCTATTTAG